Within the Halorhabdus rudnickae genome, the region GGCCGGCCTCGTCACCGGCCAGACCGTTTCGTTCGTGGGACTGCTGTCGGTCGTGATCGGCGTCGTCGGGTACTTCTATACTCGTCCCGCACTCGAACTCCTCCCGAGCGATCCCGAGACATCGGCGACGGTCATCCCGCTCGCGGCCGATTACATGGAAGTCATCTTCATGGGTATTCCGCTGATGTTCGGATTCTTTATTTTCTCAGCACTCATGCGTGGCTACGGCGACACGCGAACGCCGATGTTCGTCATGGTTGTCTCGGTCGCCCTCAACGTCTTCCTGGACCCATTCTTCATCTTCGGGTTCGCCGGCAACCCACTGTTCGGGTGGCTCGGGCTCGGTGGCCTGGAGGCGTCACTTCACGCCGCGACGGGATTCTCGGGTCTCGGGATCGGCGGCGCAGCGCTGGCGACGATCCTCTCTCGTGGCGTCGGGACGGGGATCGGTCTCTGGTTGCTGTTCGGGACGTCGATCGGCCCCGCCGTCACGCTCGCGCACTTGCGCCCCGACTTCGGCGTCATCGAGGACATCGTCCGGTTGGGGACGCCAAGCATGGTCGAGCAGTCGACCAGCGCGCTGGCGATGATTACCTTGACGGCGATAATCGTCACGTTCACGCCGCCGGTCGTCGCCGCCTACGGCCTGGGCAATCGCCTGATTTCGCTGGTGTTCCTGCCGGCAATGGGACTCGGCCGGGCGATCGACACCATGGTCGGGCAAAATCTCGGCGCCGATCGCGCCGACCGCGCCTCGCGGGCGACCTGGCTGGCCGCTGGAACCGGCGCGGCAGTGATGACGGTCGTCGCGGTGATCGCCGTCCTGTTCACCGAGCCAATCGTCGCCGTGTTCATGGGCGACGTCCCAGACGCTGCCGCGACGATCGCAAACGGCGTCGAGTACGTCCGGATCCGGTCGGCCGAGTTCGCCTTTATCGGCGTCACACAGGTGATCCTCGGCGCGTTCCGCGGGGCGGGCAACACTCGAACGGCGATGATCATCTCGATTCTGACGCTGTGGATCGGGCGAGTCGGTAGCGTCGCCCTCCTGGTCTTCGTCTTCGAGTGGGGGGCGACGGGCGTCTGGGTCGGCATGGCGCTTGGCAACATCGTCGGTGCAGTCGTCGGCGTCGCGTGGTTCCTCCGGGGCACCTGGAAAGAGCGGTACATCGACGATCCGGCGATCGAACCCGAGGAGACCGCAACCTGACGCGAGGAGAATATGGACGGGGCGTCTCACGCATTCGGCAACAGATCGACCGCCACGTCGAGCGTTTCGAGAACCACCCAGCCGACGAACAGCGCGTAGATCCCCAGCAGGCCGACTGCTTCCCGCTCGGACAGCGTAAGGTCAGTTCGCATGACGGTAAAGAGCGCGATTGTCGCCGTCGTGAGCACGCCGAACATCGGGACGGCCATCGCGAAGTCGATCGTCTCCTCGCCGACCAGCAGGATACCGATCGGAATCGCCACGAGCAGGTCGAACGTATTCGATCCGAGGACGTTTGCCAGCGACGCAACCGGCCGCCGTGCGCGTGCGGCCCGGACGCTGACCAGCGAGTCCGGCAGACTGGTTGCACCGGCGACGATCGTCACGCCCAGCAAGAACTCGGGAACGCCGAAGATCATACCCAACGAGGAGACGGCCTCGACGAGGAAGTGTACGGCGAGGAGGATGACGGCCAGCCCGGCCGCCAGCCGAAGCCATTGCCGACCCGGATCGACTGCGTTCCCCGACTCGTCGTCCCCAGGCACGTGATCAGCCGTGTCTTGGTACTGGATGAAAACGTACAGGCCGTACAGTGCCAGCGGAAGCAGCGCGAGGGGCCGGGTGATCGTTCCCGAAAGGCCATCCCCGGCGGGGTAGTAGATGACGCCCAGCGCGAAGGTGATCAACAGCGCCGAGACGGCCAGCATGTAGAACTGGGCCTCCTTGTAGACGAGCGTCCGGTTGGATTCGATCGGGTCGTCGGTCAACAACCCGGCGAACCCGGGGATGACCAAGACGTTGAAGATTGCCGATCCCACGATCCCACCGACGCCGATCGCCAGCGAGCCGGCCAGACCGGCGATCACGACAGTCGCGAGTTCCGGCATGCTCGAACCGACAGCGGCAATCACGGCTCCCTGGACGACCTGCGGGAGGCCGTAATGGCTTGCCAGCCGATCGCTGGCCTCCTCGAGCCAGCCGCTACCGAACCAGATGGCTCCGGCAGCCAATACGATGATGGCGACGTCGGTGAGCAGTGTGCTAGTACTCATCGGGAGACAATCGTGGAGTGTTACGTGTTAACGAGGAAATCATTCCATCTGGCA harbors:
- a CDS encoding MATE family efflux transporter; translated protein: MGLAWPIVVIQLLQVTYNIADTVWLGRLSADAVGAISLAFPLIFLLIAVAGGFTTAGAILVAQYTGAKGERSAGLVTGQTVSFVGLLSVVIGVVGYFYTRPALELLPSDPETSATVIPLAADYMEVIFMGIPLMFGFFIFSALMRGYGDTRTPMFVMVVSVALNVFLDPFFIFGFAGNPLFGWLGLGGLEASLHAATGFSGLGIGGAALATILSRGVGTGIGLWLLFGTSIGPAVTLAHLRPDFGVIEDIVRLGTPSMVEQSTSALAMITLTAIIVTFTPPVVAAYGLGNRLISLVFLPAMGLGRAIDTMVGQNLGADRADRASRATWLAAGTGAAVMTVVAVIAVLFTEPIVAVFMGDVPDAAATIANGVEYVRIRSAEFAFIGVTQVILGAFRGAGNTRTAMIISILTLWIGRVGSVALLVFVFEWGATGVWVGMALGNIVGAVVGVAWFLRGTWKERYIDDPAIEPEETAT
- a CDS encoding sodium:calcium antiporter; the protein is MSTSTLLTDVAIIVLAAGAIWFGSGWLEEASDRLASHYGLPQVVQGAVIAAVGSSMPELATVVIAGLAGSLAIGVGGIVGSAIFNVLVIPGFAGLLTDDPIESNRTLVYKEAQFYMLAVSALLITFALGVIYYPAGDGLSGTITRPLALLPLALYGLYVFIQYQDTADHVPGDDESGNAVDPGRQWLRLAAGLAVILLAVHFLVEAVSSLGMIFGVPEFLLGVTIVAGATSLPDSLVSVRAARARRPVASLANVLGSNTFDLLVAIPIGILLVGEETIDFAMAVPMFGVLTTATIALFTVMRTDLTLSEREAVGLLGIYALFVGWVVLETLDVAVDLLPNA